The DNA segment GAATAAAGGTTGTTTGCCGTTCGGCGGCGATGAGCGATCCGATCGTGGTCTTGCCGACGCCTGGTGGACCAGCGAGGACGAGCGCAAAGGGAGTTTCCCCCTTCACGATACGCGCCAACACTCCGTCAGCGCCTTGAAGCGCAGTGTGACCTCGTACCTGATCGAGTGAGGTGGGTCGCATGCGTACCGCAAGCGGTAGTCGGCGTGGATCGAGCTCTTGGCGGAAAAGCTCGTCCACACCTAATCCTTGACGCGGGCCGTCGGCTGAAGACCGAGTTGGGCGAGTACGTCGGTAGCAATCATCTTGGGCGCACCCGTCATAAGATCAGAACCGCTCTGCGTCTTCGGGAAGGCGATTAATTCCCGAATGTTCTCCTCTCCAGCGAGGAGGGCGCTGAGGCGATCAATGCCAAAGGCGAAGCCTCCATGTGGAGGAGCCCCATACTTAAAGGCATCGAGCAGGAAGCCAAAGCGTGATCTGGCCGTCTCTTCGTCGATACCGAGGACCTCGAAGATTTTGGACTGGATGGTGGACGTATGGATTCGGATAGATCCCGATCCAAGCTCCCATCCGTTCAAAACTAGGTCATATGACTGTGACCGCACCGAAAGTGGATCGGTATCAAGGAGGGCAAAGTCATCCTCATTGGGCATCGTGAAGGGATGGTGGGCAGAGATCGGGATACCAAACTCATCAAGACCTTCGAAGAGTGGGAAGTCGATGACCCAGAAAAAGTCGAGCATTTCGTGATCAGCCAGCGATTTGCCGAGGCCAAGACGAATTTGCCCAAGGATCGTGACGGCTTTCTCCCAATCATCTGCCACCATCAAGATGACATCGTTCGCCTTCGCCGCGAGGGCATCGATCAGTTGTTGCTGTTCTGTGTCACTGAGGAACTTGGAGACCGGAGAGTTGAGTGAGAGCTGGCCATCCGTTTCTTCGACCCGCAACCAGAGGAGACCTTTGGCGCCAAGCCCCTTCGCTCGATCGACGAGTTCATCAAGGCGTGCACGACTTAACGGACTTGGTGCGATCATAGCTTGGACGCTCGGGGCGGTGAGTGCCTTCACATTGGTCCCCGAAAAGATGGTGGTTACATCATGCAGTTGGGCTCCAAAGCGACGGTCGGGCTTGTCGGAACCGTAGCGGTTCATGGCATCACGCCAGGTGATGGTGTCGATCTCGATGGTGGCCTCGGGCCGAACTGCTCGCACGACTGCTCGAATAGCATGCGAGACAAAGTTGAGGATGTCGCTTTGGGTGACGAACGAGGCTTCTAGATCCAACTGCGTAAACTCAAACTGGCGATCAGCTCGAAGGTCCTCATCGCGTAGGCAACGTGCGATCTGGTAGTAACGGTCGAAGCCGGCGACCATAAGAAGTTGCTTGGCGATCTGTGGCGATTGCGGAAGTACATAGAAGTTTTGTGGTTGCGTGCGTGACGGCACCAAGAACTCTCGCGCCCCCTCAGGGGTGGGGGTCCAGAGCAACGGGGTCTCGATCTCGGCAAAGCCCTGCTCTTCCATCGAACGACGAATTGCGGCATTGACGACTGACCGCAGCCGCAGGTTGCGCTGCATCCGTGTTCTTCGCAGATCGATATAGCGGTATCGCAACCGTGTTGCTTCGTCAAGTTCCACTCGATCGTCGAGTGAGAAGGGGATGGGCTCCGCCTCGGCGAGCACTCGGA comes from the Ferrimicrobium sp. genome and includes:
- the aspS gene encoding aspartate--tRNA ligase, which gives rise to MQPFDNYAAAPEPAGLRTAYASSLNETRVGEVVQVCGWVNRIREHGEHLVFVDVRDFTGVVQCVVPRSENLHPEWVVQITGTVAERPEGTDNAQLSTGRIELRDPSVRVLAEAEPIPFSLDDRVELDEATRLRYRYIDLRRTRMQRNLRLRSVVNAAIRRSMEEQGFAEIETPLLWTPTPEGAREFLVPSRTQPQNFYVLPQSPQIAKQLLMVAGFDRYYQIARCLRDEDLRADRQFEFTQLDLEASFVTQSDILNFVSHAIRAVVRAVRPEATIEIDTITWRDAMNRYGSDKPDRRFGAQLHDVTTIFSGTNVKALTAPSVQAMIAPSPLSRARLDELVDRAKGLGAKGLLWLRVEETDGQLSLNSPVSKFLSDTEQQQLIDALAAKANDVILMVADDWEKAVTILGQIRLGLGKSLADHEMLDFFWVIDFPLFEGLDEFGIPISAHHPFTMPNEDDFALLDTDPLSVRSQSYDLVLNGWELGSGSIRIHTSTIQSKIFEVLGIDEETARSRFGFLLDAFKYGAPPHGGFAFGIDRLSALLAGEENIRELIAFPKTQSGSDLMTGAPKMIATDVLAQLGLQPTARVKD